A window from Aeromonas rivipollensis encodes these proteins:
- the map gene encoding type I methionyl aminopeptidase yields the protein MSIKIKTPEEIEKMRIAGQLAADVLVMIAPHVKAGVTTDELNTLCHNHIVEVQQAIPAPLNYHGFPKSICTSVNDVICHGIPNHKKLREGDIINLDITVIKDGYHGDTSAMFIVGQTTPLRRQLCKVAQESLYAAIKQVRPGMCITEIGAVIQPIVEQAGFSVVRDYCGHGIGSEFHEEPQILHYRNGGKLELKPGMCFTIEPMVNSKKYHCRINPKDGWTVTTKDGGDSAQWEHTLLVTEDGCEVLTLRPDDTIDRVIKHS from the coding sequence ATGTCCATTAAAATCAAGACACCGGAAGAGATTGAAAAGATGCGCATTGCCGGCCAGCTGGCCGCCGATGTGCTGGTCATGATCGCCCCCCATGTCAAGGCTGGCGTCACCACAGACGAGCTGAACACCCTGTGCCACAACCATATCGTCGAGGTACAGCAGGCCATTCCCGCGCCGCTCAACTATCACGGCTTCCCCAAGTCCATCTGCACCTCGGTCAATGATGTGATCTGCCACGGCATCCCCAATCACAAGAAGCTGCGGGAAGGGGACATCATCAACCTGGACATCACCGTCATCAAGGATGGCTACCACGGCGACACCTCCGCCATGTTCATCGTGGGCCAGACCACGCCCCTGCGTCGCCAGCTGTGCAAGGTTGCGCAGGAGAGCCTGTACGCCGCCATCAAGCAGGTGCGTCCTGGCATGTGCATCACCGAGATCGGCGCCGTGATCCAGCCCATCGTCGAGCAGGCCGGTTTCTCCGTGGTACGTGACTACTGCGGCCACGGCATCGGCAGCGAGTTCCACGAAGAGCCGCAGATCCTGCACTACCGCAACGGCGGCAAGCTGGAACTGAAACCGGGCATGTGCTTCACCATAGAGCCCATGGTCAACAGCAAGAAATACCACTGCCGCATCAATCCCAAGGATGGCTGGACCGTCACCACCAAGGACGGCGGCGACTCCGCCCAGTGGGAACACACCCTGCTGGTCACCGAGGATGGCTGCGAGGTGCTCACCTTGCGCCCCGACGACACTATCGACCGCGTCATCAAACACAGCTAA
- the rpsB gene encoding 30S ribosomal protein S2 — translation MAKVSMRDMLQAGVHFGHQTRYWNPKMKSYIFGARSKVHIINLEKTVPMFDDAMNFISSVAAKKGKVLFVGTKRAASEAVKEAAERCDQFYVNHRWLGGMLTNWKTVRQSIKRLKDLETQSQDGTFDKLTKKEALMRTREMDKLEKSLGGIKNMGGLPDVLFVVDADHEHIAIKEANNLGIPVVSIVDTNSNPDGVDYVIPGNDDAIRAVQLYLNAAADTVLEARAQDIVVQAEQDGFVEAE, via the coding sequence ATGGCTAAAGTTTCTATGCGCGACATGCTGCAAGCCGGCGTTCACTTCGGTCACCAGACTCGTTACTGGAACCCGAAAATGAAGTCCTACATCTTCGGCGCCCGCAGCAAGGTTCACATCATCAACTTGGAAAAAACCGTTCCGATGTTTGACGATGCCATGAACTTCATCAGCTCCGTAGCTGCCAAGAAGGGCAAGGTCCTGTTTGTAGGTACCAAGCGTGCCGCGTCTGAAGCCGTAAAAGAAGCCGCTGAGCGTTGCGACCAGTTCTATGTTAACCACCGCTGGCTGGGCGGCATGCTGACCAACTGGAAAACCGTTCGTCAGTCCATCAAGCGCCTGAAAGATCTGGAAACCCAGAGCCAAGACGGTACCTTTGACAAGCTGACCAAGAAAGAGGCGCTGATGCGTACTCGCGAAATGGACAAGCTGGAGAAGAGCCTGGGTGGTATCAAGAACATGGGCGGCCTGCCTGACGTTCTGTTCGTTGTCGATGCCGACCACGAGCACATCGCTATCAAAGAAGCCAATAACCTGGGTATCCCGGTAGTTTCCATCGTTGATACCAACTCCAACCCGGACGGCGTTGACTATGTCATCCCGGGTAACGACGACGCTATCCGTGCCGTACAGCTGTACCTGAATGCTGCTGCTGACACCGTACTGGAAGCTCGCGCTCAGGACATCGTTGTTCAAGCCGAACAAGATGGCTTCGTTGAAGCTGAGTAA
- the tsf gene encoding translation elongation factor Ts, whose translation MANVTAALVKELRERTAAGMMDCKKALEEAAGDIELAIENMRKSGQAKAAKKAGRIAAEGVIFARTEGNIAAMIELNSETDFVAKDASFMAMGQKIADIAATQKIADIDALKAADFGNGESVELTITNLIAKIGENMNLRRVMLVEGDNLGTYVHGSRIGVITKLIGGTADLAKDLAMHVAANSPQFVKPEDVSAEVVAKEREIQIDIAINSGKPKDIAEKMVEGRMKKFTGEVSLTGQPFVKDPSITVAELLKKEGADVVSFTRFEVGEGIEKQETDFAAEVAAQIAAAQKA comes from the coding sequence ATGGCTAACGTTACTGCCGCCCTGGTAAAAGAACTGCGCGAGCGCACTGCCGCTGGCATGATGGATTGCAAAAAAGCGCTGGAAGAAGCCGCTGGTGACATCGAGCTGGCCATCGAGAACATGCGCAAATCCGGTCAGGCCAAGGCCGCCAAGAAAGCGGGCCGTATCGCCGCTGAAGGCGTGATCTTCGCCCGTACCGAAGGCAACATTGCCGCCATGATCGAGCTGAACAGCGAAACCGACTTCGTCGCCAAAGACGCCAGCTTCATGGCCATGGGCCAGAAGATCGCCGACATCGCCGCGACCCAGAAAATTGCTGACATCGACGCCCTGAAGGCCGCCGATTTCGGTAACGGTGAGTCCGTTGAGCTGACCATCACCAACCTGATCGCCAAGATCGGTGAGAACATGAACCTGCGTCGCGTGATGCTGGTTGAAGGTGACAACCTGGGCACCTACGTACACGGTTCCCGTATCGGTGTTATCACCAAGCTGATCGGTGGTACTGCCGACCTGGCCAAAGATCTGGCCATGCACGTCGCTGCCAACAGCCCGCAGTTCGTCAAGCCTGAAGACGTGTCTGCTGAAGTCGTTGCCAAAGAGCGCGAAATTCAGATCGACATCGCCATCAACTCCGGCAAGCCGAAAGACATCGCCGAGAAGATGGTTGAAGGCCGCATGAAGAAGTTCACCGGTGAGGTTTCCCTGACTGGTCAACCCTTCGTGAAGGACCCGTCCATCACTGTGGCTGAGCTGCTGAAGAAAGAAGGCGCTGACGTTGTTTCCTTCACCCGTTTCGAAGTGGGCGAAGGCATCGAGAAGCAAGAGACCGATTTCGCGGCTGAAGTTGCAGCCCAGATCGCGGCCGCTCAAAAGGCCTAA
- the pyrH gene encoding UMP kinase, with amino-acid sequence MSTNPKPAYRRVLLKLSGEALQGSEGFGIDPAVLERMAQEIKELVELGVQVGLVIGGGNLFRGAGLAKAGMNRVVGDHMGMLATVMNGLAMRDALHRAYVNARLMSAISLQGVCDSYSWAEAISQLRAGKVVIFSAGTGNPFFTTDSAACLRGIEIEADVVLKATKVDGVFTDDPVKNPDAVLYQELSYDEVLEKELKVMDLAAFTLARDHDLPIRVFNMNKPGALRRVIMGEPEGTLIHHVSK; translated from the coding sequence ATGAGTACCAATCCCAAGCCTGCATACAGACGTGTTCTTCTGAAGTTGAGTGGTGAAGCCCTGCAAGGATCCGAGGGTTTTGGCATTGATCCAGCGGTGCTGGAGCGGATGGCCCAAGAGATCAAAGAGCTGGTTGAGCTGGGTGTTCAGGTCGGTCTGGTCATTGGCGGCGGCAACCTGTTCCGTGGTGCCGGTCTTGCCAAGGCGGGCATGAACCGCGTGGTGGGTGACCACATGGGCATGCTGGCGACCGTCATGAACGGCCTGGCCATGCGTGATGCCCTGCATCGTGCTTATGTGAATGCCCGTCTGATGTCTGCCATCTCCCTGCAGGGTGTCTGCGATTCCTACAGCTGGGCCGAGGCCATCAGCCAGCTGCGTGCCGGCAAGGTGGTGATCTTCTCCGCCGGTACCGGCAACCCCTTCTTCACCACCGACTCCGCAGCCTGCCTGCGCGGCATCGAGATCGAAGCCGACGTGGTGCTCAAGGCCACCAAGGTCGATGGTGTGTTCACCGATGATCCGGTCAAGAACCCGGATGCAGTGCTCTATCAAGAACTGAGTTATGATGAAGTTCTTGAAAAAGAACTCAAAGTGATGGATCTTGCTGCTTTTACCCTGGCCCGCGACCACGATCTGCCGATCCGGGTGTTCAACATGAACAAACCGGGTGCATTGCGTCGGGTTATCATGGGTGAGCCGGAAGGTACCCTGATCCACCACGTCAGCAAGTAA
- the frr gene encoding ribosome recycling factor, translated as MINEIKNDAKDRMAKSVEALKTQMSKIRTGRAHPSLLDGIQVEYYGAATPLKQLANVVAEDARTLSISIFDRSMIQAVEKAILTSDLGLNPSSNGQTLRVPLPPLTEERRRDLTKIVRAEAEGARVAVRNIRRDANADLKALLKDKEISEDDDRRAQEEIQKLTDAFVKLVDDALAAKEKELMEI; from the coding sequence GTGATCAACGAGATTAAAAACGACGCCAAGGACCGCATGGCCAAGAGCGTAGAAGCGCTCAAGACCCAGATGTCCAAGATCCGTACCGGCCGCGCTCACCCGAGCCTGCTCGACGGTATCCAGGTGGAGTATTACGGTGCCGCCACTCCTCTGAAACAGTTGGCTAACGTAGTGGCAGAAGATGCCCGCACCCTGTCCATCTCCATCTTCGATCGCTCCATGATCCAGGCGGTGGAAAAAGCCATCCTGACCTCCGATCTGGGCCTGAACCCGTCCAGCAACGGCCAGACTCTGCGTGTGCCGCTGCCCCCGCTGACCGAAGAGCGTCGCCGCGATCTGACCAAGATCGTCCGTGCCGAAGCCGAAGGTGCCCGGGTTGCCGTGCGCAACATCCGTCGCGATGCCAACGCCGATCTGAAGGCTCTGCTGAAGGACAAGGAGATCTCCGAGGACGACGACCGTCGCGCCCAGGAAGAGATCCAGAAACTGACCGACGCCTTCGTCAAGCTGGTGGATGACGCCCTGGCCGCGAAGGAAAAGGAGCTAATGGAAATCTAA
- the uppS gene encoding polyprenyl diphosphate synthase translates to MSLLAALGDSASSSLPRHVAIIMDGNGRWAQNRGKMRVSGHKAGVKSVREAVAFAARAKMEALTLFAFSSENWRRPEGEVNALMELFMTVLGREVNKLHSNGIRLKVIGDTARFSERLQAKIAKAEALTAGNQGLTLNIAANYGGQWDIAQAARKLARAVAAGELDAEAVDEEALARQVCMADLPPVDLLIRTGGDHRISNFVLWQLAYAELYFTPVLWPDFDEAEFSGAVASFVARERRFGCTGEQIRELIAAQQTG, encoded by the coding sequence ATGTCGCTTTTGGCAGCGCTAGGCGATAGCGCCAGCTCGTCCTTGCCTCGTCACGTCGCCATCATCATGGATGGCAATGGTCGCTGGGCTCAGAACCGTGGCAAGATGCGGGTCTCTGGCCACAAGGCGGGCGTGAAATCCGTGCGTGAGGCCGTGGCCTTTGCCGCCCGTGCCAAGATGGAGGCGCTGACCCTGTTCGCGTTCTCCAGTGAAAACTGGCGCCGCCCGGAAGGGGAGGTCAATGCCCTGATGGAGCTGTTCATGACGGTGCTTGGCCGCGAGGTGAACAAGTTGCACAGCAATGGCATCCGGCTCAAGGTGATAGGCGATACCGCCCGTTTCAGTGAGCGGCTGCAGGCCAAGATCGCCAAGGCCGAGGCCCTGACCGCCGGCAACCAGGGACTGACCCTCAACATCGCCGCCAACTATGGCGGCCAGTGGGACATCGCCCAGGCGGCCCGCAAGCTGGCTCGCGCCGTGGCAGCGGGCGAGCTGGATGCAGAGGCGGTCGATGAAGAGGCGCTGGCACGTCAGGTCTGCATGGCCGACCTGCCTCCGGTGGATCTGCTGATCCGCACCGGCGGGGATCATCGCATCAGCAATTTTGTGTTATGGCAGCTTGCTTATGCCGAGCTCTATTTTACCCCGGTCTTGTGGCCCGACTTTGACGAGGCCGAGTTCAGCGGGGCAGTTGCCTCCTTCGTTGCTCGCGAACGTCGCTTCGGGTGTACGGGTGAACAGATACGGGAATTGATCGCCGCGCAACAGACCGGCTAA